Part of the Panicum virgatum strain AP13 chromosome 4N, P.virgatum_v5, whole genome shotgun sequence genome is shown below.
atgtgagtactctaccctgtctgtgatgagtgaattttcaaccgtgcggtgtgatcgtgcgtttggtctttggattgcaggtacacgggcgtcgagtgtcgacgtggagctgccgtggaggtgctgtggccgatggaccgtgcggtggacggcggtgaagggcagccgggaccggagctcggaccgggcggcagctgtggcgtccactcctggatcaagggcgcaagcggcgacggaaggcgggtttcttggtttgcgccacaaaaccaaggaggcggacggcggttgaagacgccaagtcgtggaggcacgggcgtcggtctcgggactgacggaggcgacgggcgtcgacggcgtctagggcctcgctgcgggcgaggaggtgacgggcgtcggacggcgtctagggtcgtcagaaggccgaggcgggaacggcgtctagggccacggcgcggaaGCGGGAATCTTctcgcgcgtgaggttttggcggttttctcaaaaccggccacctacccgggtttcgcggaccctccaaaaccgcggactggatcttcatcaagacggcggcatcgcggagaagacttcgtttcgaagaaagaacctcggccgtcggatgagatcgtgtacagggggtgctgcaggccaaccggtctgaccggtccctggcaccggtctgaccggtctaaccaaccggtctgaccggtccagcgtaccggtctggccggtcccgcgggtataaataccccttcacttgtgttaggttaatggcggtttttgtaatctgttcgtggactctctgtttctccaggccgccgcccctgcgtctccctccctctgttcctctcgtttgagttgattttgtccatggattgttgaaaccttgtaagggatttgattgggaaaggaggccctatcctcctcgtgccctctgggcttttgattcgattcaatcccctggttttgtgccttgtgcaatggattttcgatttcgtttttggcacacttgattgagaggaggctacgagttcttagctgtgattcccgtgcatctagccctgtcctacaccctctggaatcacgagctctttcgaattcgagttcttgagttttagagaaaaccccaacccTTTTGATCTCCTCTCGAATTCTCAAGAATCGTTGATCTTTaagacgagatcttttggggatatgttcacggggtaggggcgaagcaatcccccaagtttcaccgattttcgtagtcgtttgctcgagattcaatgtttgaatcaaatttctcgggggttttctgggtgctaccggtcagaccggtaggcacgaccggttagaccggtcccgcgcaccggtcagaccggtccagcgcaccggtcagaccggtccaggcagatcagttctgtagttttcccgattcgcttccgttttgcttcgtggtttcgctcgctcgttcgaggccttttgtgttgggttagcttttcaatagctactccaaactttggtcagaacgcttgagggcttgggcgatTTTAGGACATATGCCGatgattcgaatttcgaagaaattttgatcggctcctattcacccccctctggtcgctggCTTCGGTCCCACAGGAGTACTGCCCAAGCGCTCTCTGCCAGCATTTCCGTGCTTCACCATTTACTTTAGAAATAGCAGGTTTAGAAATAGCAGACGCTGCTGACGACCTCCTCCTGGGTTTTTCATACCTATGGAGCTCGTCCACTATGTCCCACCTCCTGTCCATGATAGGTAAAAAGGATAATATTAAAACAATGATAAGCAGCACAATGGTTACCCGGCGAGTAACATCGGTTCCATGAactctctgttccaaattattacGATGGTAGTGCAGACTAAATGCTCCAGAGATACTATTCCAAACAGTAACTGTTATTACAACAGAGAAAAATGTCCAGCCCCAGTACTGAGCATTCTTGGTGTCATATCTTGTATAGAGGAAATCATATAGGAATGTCAACTCCATCTCTATAACTCTAAAAGCACGAGCATAGTTACCTTCTTCAGAGATGAGCCCATTAAGAACGAAATCTAATGTCTTGGCGCGGCCAGCTTCACCAATTTGGTACCCACACAATCTACGCTTCAACAATTTAAACAATGAGAAGGAGAGCGCAACGTCCTTCACTGTTTCCGCAGCTTCCTTGGTGAGAAATCTGTGACTCTCGATCCGTCGCCATACAGAATCGATGGTGGTGCATTTGGTCGCTATCACCTCGTTAAATCCAACTTTATATTCAGGTGCTTTGAGAAGCAAGACAGCTTCTTTTTCTTCACCGTGGAATATGTACTTGTACCCTTCCATTGTTTTAGGATTCGGAGTGACTCCCGGAGGTATTTGCTCATGCTCAGTCATCATGTAATCAGCAACCACTTTTGACTGCTTCAGCAAACCTCCTTTTTCGCTCGCGTTGCTCAAAACCCCAGACTTTCTGTACGTCAAAATGATGCTCTGAATCCAGAATATCCAAATGGTTGCAGTGTAGCATTTGTTGTGACCTTTGCAATTCACAATCTGCCAAAGCACGAGGATGATCTATAGCATGTGCTGCACGAGCATCCTCTTCCTTTGCTCAATGTCATGGATGCTGTAAATGGAGAGGGAATCAGCACTCACTTGGATGAGGAGGATGGTGCCCCATAGGACGAACGTTTGGTTGCGGAAGGGACCGTCTTGCAGCAATCCGATGGTGTAAGGGCCAAGCACGGTGAAGAGCGTGTACACTGGCCACACGAAGAAGCGGAAGAACCCATGGTTATGCCGCAGCCGATGTGCGCCGAACAACTCGACCAGGAGCCAGATCAAGGCACTGAAGAGGACGAGGACTTCCACTCGCACCAGCCGGCCTTGGGTGCTGCCCTAGCCCTGGGCAAAGGCCGCGGTGGAGTTCTTGATCCCTATGGCTTCTCCGGTGCCTGCAGGTTATCCAAAGTTCGAGCCAGAGTGCACGCTAGAGGTGGAGGGAGAAGGGGCAAGTCAACTGAACTAGTCCACGGCTCCACGCTAATCCACCCAAGAAGTTGAAGTACTTCCTCCACTTGAATTAGTTGGCGTATTTATTTTCATTACAATAAGATTTTAGCTGACAATGACAACTACTCTAATGTGTTATTTGTACAATACAAAATCATAATCACAGGTGAGTATTTACTATATAATAATCAATTTTGTATAACGAAAGAAAAAACATATATGATCTAAGAAATTATTGGTCAATTGCTTGTCCAATGAAAATGAAATCTCTACTACTAATAATCGTGAGAGGGACCACTAACAAGGACTACTAATAATGGCGAGAGGGTGACCGCACGTCGCCCTGCGGCCCTCTGATCAAATCAGCCAGCATCGTCCTGCCAAGGTTGGTAGTTGATTAATTCGCCAAGGTTTCGGCAGGTCGAGATCGGCTGGCAATCGGTGCACGGAGCGCGGTGTCCGTGGTTGATCCTCAACTCCTCACTGTGCACGTATTCTAGAGACAGTGTTGGAGTACCCCAATCAGATCGATTAATCATTGAATTGCTTTAAAATAAGACAGCTGGAGTTAGCTTCGTAATTTGGGCAGAGACAACTCTGCTTTACTCTTACACGAACAGCACACGGCTAACAACAAGATCCACACTGTACCCAAATTAACTCCAAATCTGACAAATGCTCATtaataataaataactaaactcCAGCTGAAGCGGACGCACTATGCTTCAGACCAGAACAATGGCGAGGATGAAGAATGTTTTGATTGCTCAAACAGGAGAATCATGTGCAGGGGCACCATTGCTACCGCCTCCCACACCATCGGTCGTCAAGGGGCGCTCCAGAATGCCGGCGTGTGTGAGCAGTGCCCAGAGATGGGTCATGaactccccgccggcggcgagcttctcAGAGTGGATCTCAACATTGCTTGACGGCGCGAGGAAGAGGATGAACTCCGCCCAGAAGTCAGCCAGCACCTTCCACCTCCGCGTCTCTGGAACTACTCCTCTTAGCTCTCTCCCGAGCCTGCCCCCCCAGCTCTAGGATTGTGCAACTGCCGTCGCTCGGCAGGACAATCATCATCAGCTTCTCGCTCCTACGGCGCACAGTGTCACACCCCGTGAGGCCTTCCCGAGCCTCCATGACCACGGCGTCGAAGATGCGCTGGGTGTCATAGCCATGGCCGGGTAGCATGTCCGGAACAAAGGCTACCAGATAGGCGCAGTAGTCTGACAGTATCTTGGCGACATGATAGTCGTCGGTTTGGGGAACCTGGTGCCCATCCATGGCGATGGTAGTCCCGATGTGCCATACGAGAATCTTATGGATGTGTGTGGGCAGGGTGCACGACCATGAGAATTGGCttagaccgtccacagtggagggagtaaatgaaggagcaaatacactgtttgacactgtagatgtactgtttgacactgtagacagagatggcgtgggaaacgaggagggagcaaatttgctcttgctcccccGCTGTGGACAGCCTTAGCAGCTGATTTCTGGCCAGAGCTGACTGCCCATCTTGTAGCTGCCCATTGCTCTCTTTAAACCCAGAAAGGACGCGCTCGATGATTTCTTCTGTCACCGTGATCTTTTTCCCAGCCTTTTGTCCCTCTCTTGTTTTATCTACCAGACCCAGTGACAAAAAGGGTAGCACATTCCACGAGTGGTAGTCAAAGTCCAGTAGCAGGGAGTATTGCCCAAATGCTCTTTGCCAGCATTTCTGTGCTTCACGATTTACTCTTTTAATATTAGACATCCCTGACATTCATGTGGGTTGTCTGTAGCTATTGAGCTCGTCCACTATGTCCCACCTCCTGTCCTTGGTGAGAGGTAAAAAGGACAACACTAAACAATGATAAGCAGCACAACGGTTACACAGTGAATAACATCGATTCCATGGactctctgttccaaattactACAATGGTAGTGCCGGCTAAATGCTCCAGAGATACTATTCCAAACCATAATGAATCCTACAACATTGTAAAATGTGAAACCAAAGTATGCATTACTCTTGGTGTGGTACCTTGTGTAGAGGAAATCATACAGAAATGCCAACTCCATCTCTACAACTCTAAAAGTGCGAACATAGTAACCTCCTCTAGAGATAAGCCCATGAAGCACGAAATCTAATATCTTGGCG
Proteins encoded:
- the LOC120669643 gene encoding uncharacterized protein LOC120669643 isoform X3, whose product is MMTEHEQIPPGVTPNPKTMEGYKYIFHGEEKEAVLLLKAPEYKVGFNEVIATKCTTIDSVWRRIESHRFLTKEAAETVKDVALSFSLFKLLKRRLCGYQIGEAGRAKTLDFVLNGLISEEGNYARAFRVIEMELTFLYDFLYTRYDTKNAQYWGWTFFSVVITVTVWNSISGAFSLHYHRNNLEQRVHGGGT